CGTCAGATGGCCGGATGGCCGCTCTTCCTCGCAAGGGGAGGGGAGGAAAGTCCGGGCTCCACGGAGACACGGTGCCGGCTAACGGCCGGCGGGGGCGACCCCAGGGACAGCGCCACAGAAATGATACCGCCTACCGGCCCGGTCTTCTTTCGGGAAGATCGGCCGCGGCAAGGTTGAAATGGTGCGGTAAGAGCGCACCGCGGTCCTGGCAACAGGAGCGGCAAGGCAAGCCCCACCGGGAGCAAGACCAAATAGGGACGGCACCTGATCCGTTTCCGGATCGCCGTCCGGGTAGGTCGCGCGAGGTGGCGAGCGATCGCCATCCCAGAGGAATGGCCATCCTCTCGGCAACGAGAGACAGAACCCGGCTTACAGGCCATCTGACGCGCCTTGGAAACTGTCACCCCCGGCCAGCGAGCGCAGCGAGCGCGCGCCGGGGCCCAGGTGCAGCAAGCATCCCGACGTTGCGGCTCAGGCCACTTTGATGTCTTCGGACGCGTCCAGGTGCTCGACCCGCTCCAGTTCGATCACCGCATAGTCCACCGGCTCGCCCAGCGCCTGCGCCACCGATTTGATCTTCAGATAGCGGTCGACCGGCAGATGCGCGTGCGCCAGGACCGGCGTCACGCCCTGCGCGTCGGGCGCGAAGGGCAGCACGATCTCTTCGCACAGATAGTCCTCGCCCTCCGTCGTGGCGAGGCGGCGATGCCCCACCAGGATCGCGCCGCGCGCGATCTTCGAATAAACGCCGAGCCGCGTGGCGCGATAGCTTGGCGGCGCCGCGGCGATCCAGTCCGCGCCCGTCATCTCCCGGCCCAGGATATGCGCATAGCGCGTGCCGGCCAGCCGCACGGTCACGCTCTGGTCGGGCACGACGTTGAAGAGGACGATGGTCGGCAGGAAGGTCTTGAAATTCGAGGGCCGGAACGCGTCGCGCCGAGGCAGCGCATCGCTCCGCCACAGCCCCAGCCAGCGCGCCGCCAATTCGCCGTTCGAGCGCGCGAGATGCAGCGCCTCGATGGTCCGTTCCGCCGCGTGTCTGTCGAAGCCGTTCACGTTGTCCTCGCAACGTCCGGTTCTAGACGCGACAACGCTAACCGAGGGTTTACGCCGGCGAAGTTCCGCTTAGGTAGGATCGCGTAACGGCAGCTTACAGACCGGATCTCTTCGCGATCAGCGCGGCGCCGGCCGTCAGGTCCTTCTCGCCCCAGCCGTCCGCGATCGCGGCCTCGAGCGTGTCGCGCATCAGATCGCCCAGCGGCAGGAAGCTGCCGAGCTCGGCCGCCGCGCCGCGCGCCAGGTTCACGTCCTTCAGGCCGAGCACCAGCCGGAAGCCCGGCGGATCGAACGCCTCGTCGACGATCAGCTTGCCATAGCCCTGATAGAGCGGGGCGGCGAACAGCGACGACGCCATGATCTCCTGGAAGCGGCCGTGATCGACGCCGCCCTTGCGCAGCAGCGCGAAGGCCTCGCCCAGCGTCTCCACCACCGACACGATCATGAAATTGCCGGCGATCTTGAACAGGTTCGCCTGCTCCGGCCTGTCGCCGACGATCTCGACGCGGCGCCCCACCGCGCCGAGCAGCGGCTTGACCGTCTCGACCGCATCGGCCGCGCCCGCCGCGACGACGAGCAATTGGCCCAGCGCCGCCACGTTCGGCCGCCCGAACACCGGCGCCGCGACGTATCCGAGCCCGCGCTGCGCATGCGCCGCCGCCAGCGCGCGCGCCATGTCGAGCGACACCGTCGCCATGTTGCAATGGACGAGCCCCTTGGCCGCGCCGTCGAGCGCCGCGCCGTCCAGCCCCACCGCGTGCAGCGCCGCGTCGTTGGCGAGCATGGAGAACAGCACCTCGCCCCGCAGCGCGTCGCCCGGCGTCTTCGCCGCGCGCGCGCCCTGCGCGACGAGCGCCGCGACCGGCTCGGGCGAGCGGTTCCACACCGTCACGTCGTGGCCGGCGCGCAGCAGGTTTGCCGCGATGCCGGCGCCCATCGCGCCCAATCCGATGACTCCGATTTTCATTCGCGTCTCCTGTTCCGTCTTACGTTCGCGCCGGCGGCGCCATGAATTCCGGCCCGACCGGATCGGGTATTTCCTCGCGCAGGATCGTCTCGATCTCGGCCATCGCCGCCGCGTCGAGCGTCCAGCCGATCGCGCCCGCCACCGGGGCAAGCTGGTCCGGCCGCCGCGCGCCCCACAGCGCCGACGTTATGCCCTTGTCGAGGTTGAAGCGCACCGCCAAATCTATCACCGTCCGCCCGAACCGCTCGCGGGCGAGCGTGTCGAGCCGCGTCACCGCCGCCAGATAGTGTCCGAAGCGCGGCTGCTGGAATTTCGGATCGGTGCGGCGCAGATCGTCGCCCTCGAATTTCGTGTCCGCCCGCATCGTGCCCGACAACAGGCCGCGACACAGCGCGCCATAGCCGAGCGTCGCGATGCCGTTCGCCCGCGCATAGGGCAGGATCTCCGCCTCGGCCGCGCGCTCGAACAGATTGTAGGGCGGCTGCAGCACATGCAGCGGCGCGTGGCGGCGGAATTCCTCCATCTGCGCCACGGAGAAGTTCGAAACGCCGATGGCCGCGATCTTGCCTTCGGTATAGAGCGAACGCATCGCATCGGCGGTTTCGGCGATCGGCGTCGTCGGATCGGGCCAGTGCACCTGGTAGATGTCGATGTGATCGGTCTGCAGACGGCGCAGCGAATCCTCGCACTCCTTGCGGATGCGCGCGCGGCTGGCGTCGCGGAACGGCTTGCCGTCCTTCCAGTCCAGCCCGACCTTGGTCGCGATCACCGCCCGGGGTCGCAGGCCCAGAAGCGCCTTGCCGACGATATCCTCCGAACGCCCGAAGCCGTAGACCGGCGCGGTGTCGATCAGGTTGATGCCGCGGTCGAAGGCGGCGCGGATGGTGCGGATGGCTTCGGCCTCGTCGCTGCCGCCCCACATCCAGCCGCCGATCGCCCAGGTGCCCAGGCCGATGCGCGAGGTCGCGGTGTCCGCGATGTCGGCGAACTCCATCGGCCCGACCGCCGAAGACATGCGATCCATGTTCCGCTCCTCTGGGGAATTGCAATGGCAACTTTAGGAACGCACGGGCGGGGCGCCAGTGTTCTGCGGCATTGTCGCGCGCTCGCGCGTCGCAAAAGCCCGGTAAGGGCGGGGCCGCGACGAATCGCGACAGTCCGGGATGCTTCACCGCCCGCCGAAAAAGGCGGCACGGACCGCGAGGGCTTGGCGGAAGTCCGGGCTCGGCCTTTGCCGCATTGCCCGCGCCACGATAGTCCGTCTACGGATGGTAACCGGCGCGGTTCGGCCTAGGGTGTCGTATCGCACTCCGCT
Above is a window of Rhizomicrobium sp. DNA encoding:
- a CDS encoding NAD(P)-dependent oxidoreductase, translating into MKIGVIGLGAMGAGIAANLLRAGHDVTVWNRSPEPVAALVAQGARAAKTPGDALRGEVLFSMLANDAALHAVGLDGAALDGAAKGLVHCNMATVSLDMARALAAAHAQRGLGYVAAPVFGRPNVAALGQLLVVAAGAADAVETVKPLLGAVGRRVEIVGDRPEQANLFKIAGNFMIVSVVETLGEAFALLRKGGVDHGRFQEIMASSLFAAPLYQGYGKLIVDEAFDPPGFRLVLGLKDVNLARGAAAELGSFLPLGDLMRDTLEAAIADGWGEKDLTAGAALIAKRSGL
- a CDS encoding aldo/keto reductase, yielding MDRMSSAVGPMEFADIADTATSRIGLGTWAIGGWMWGGSDEAEAIRTIRAAFDRGINLIDTAPVYGFGRSEDIVGKALLGLRPRAVIATKVGLDWKDGKPFRDASRARIRKECEDSLRRLQTDHIDIYQVHWPDPTTPIAETADAMRSLYTEGKIAAIGVSNFSVAQMEEFRRHAPLHVLQPPYNLFERAAEAEILPYARANGIATLGYGALCRGLLSGTMRADTKFEGDDLRRTDPKFQQPRFGHYLAAVTRLDTLARERFGRTVIDLAVRFNLDKGITSALWGARRPDQLAPVAGAIGWTLDAAAMAEIETILREEIPDPVGPEFMAPPART
- a CDS encoding PAS domain-containing protein; the protein is MNGFDRHAAERTIEALHLARSNGELAARWLGLWRSDALPRRDAFRPSNFKTFLPTIVLFNVVPDQSVTVRLAGTRYAHILGREMTGADWIAAAPPSYRATRLGVYSKIARGAILVGHRRLATTEGEDYLCEEIVLPFAPDAQGVTPVLAHAHLPVDRYLKIKSVAQALGEPVDYAVIELERVEHLDASEDIKVA